Part of the Catalinimonas alkaloidigena genome is shown below.
AGCATTTAACTCAGCGAAGGAATATCTACCCAGCAGCGTTTCTCCCAGCTTTCCAGCCCTTTTTCCGCCAATTGAACGCCTTTGGCTCCTTCTAGCAGGGAATATGGAAACGGCTCATCTTTCACGACATGACGCAGGAACATCTCCCACTGCACTTTGAAAGCATTGTCATGAAATTCCTGATCCGGTACTTTTGCCCAGCCTTCATAAAAGTTGATAGGCTGCGGAATATCAGGATTCCAGACCGGCTTGGGGGTATTGCCATAGTGCTGTATCCAGCAATCACGCAGGCCGGCCACTGCTGAGCCTTTGGTACCATCAATCTGCAGGGTGAGCAGATCGTCACGGCGGACACGTACGGTCCATGAGGAGTTGAAATGTGCGATGATACCACCGTCTAGCTCAAAAGTAGCATAGGCAGAATCATCAGCGGTGGCTTTGTAAGTATTGCCTTGTTCATCCACACGTTCAGGAATATGCGTAGCGCCGAGGCAGGAGACAGCTTTTACATTACCAAAGATACCATCCAGTACATAGCGCCAGTGGCAAAGCATATCTACAATAATACCACCATCTTCTTCTTTCTTGTAGTTCCATGAAGGGCGTTGTGCGGGAATAGTGTCTCCTTCAAATACCCAGTAGCCAAACTCTCCACGGATAGAAAGAATTTCTCCGAAGAAGCCATTCTCAATGAGTCGCTGCACTTTGCGCATACCTGGCAGAAAGAGCTTATCCTGAACTACACCATTTTTCACACCTTTTTCCTGGCAGAATTTGTAGATGTCTAAGGCAGTGGCTGTATCTACGGCAGTAGGTTTTTCACAATATACGTGCTTCCCAGCCTCAGCAGCCTGCTTTACGGCAGTGGCACGGCGGCCGGTAGTCTGTGAGTCAAAATAAATGGAGTAGTGGTCATCATGCATCACCTCATCCAGATTAGTGGTATATTTTTCAATACCTGACATCTTGCACAGCTTCTCCAGTTTTGCTGCATTACGACCTACTAAAATAGGATCGGGCATGATCGTCTCAGTAGGGCTGATCCTGACGCCACCTTGCTTGATAATTTCAACGATAGAACGCATCAGGTGTTGGTTGGTGCCCATGCGTCCGGTCACTCCGTTCATAATAATACCTACCGTATGGGTAGTCGTGCTCTTTTCGCTCATTTCAATTCAATAGGTTAGTATATATTTAATAATTATAGTTTAGCTTTTTTCCAAATAGGCTTTGATGATCTTGTCCAGAAATTCCTGCTGGTCCATCCTCCAGTAGCGCTCAGAGAATATTTCTACTTCATACATGCCTGTAAATCCTGCATCTTCTACCCAGCTCCGGATTTCTGGTACATTGATACAGCCTTCACCCATCAGTCCTCTGTCCAGCAGCATATCTTCAGTAGGTGATTTCCAGTCACAAATATGGAATGCAAACAGGTTTCCGTTACGACCACATCGCATTATTTCTGCCTGTAAAAGATCGTCCCACCAGAGGTGATACACATCTACCGCTATACCCACCCAGGGTGAGTTGATAGACTCTGCCATGTCATTAGCCTGTGCCAGGGTATTGATGGCTGAGCGGGTGTCCGCATACATGGGATGCAGCGGTTCTATGGATAATTTTACTTGATTGGCTTCCGCATGAGGAATGAGGACTTCAATAGCCTCCTGTATCTGCTTGCGAGATGTTGATAAAGGCTGGGCAGGATCAGCGCCACAGACCAAAACGACCGCTGGCGCTCCCAGCGCTGCGGCTTCGTCTATGGCTTTTTTGTTGTCGTCAATCGCTAGTTTTCGTTTGTCAGCAGAAGTAGCAGGAAAGAAACCCCCACGACAAAGCGATACAATTTCCAGCTTGTGCTGCCTGAGCATGTCACCGGTCTGTTGAATATCGCGTCCGTCCAATGCATCTCTCCAGACTGTAATCCCACTGACTCCAGCCTGAGCAAACTTTTCTGCGGCTATTTCTATCGGCCAGGGCTTGGTTGTGACCGTATGTACACAAAGTTGATTTAAGTTTTCCAAGAGTAAAAAATTGAGGTTGCTGTCTAATCAATCAAGCCTCAAATTAATAAAAAAATTAAACCTAAATGAATGAATATTGAACAATGTGCAATGATTGACCAATAATGGGATGCTTTGCACTATTGATGATAAAGTCTGAAGCTAGTCAATGTAGTCTTTTTTTACGACCAAGGTAAAATAATCATCATCGGATACGATATAGCCCTGATCGTAGCAAAAGTGATAAATCGTGCCACTTTTGGTCTGGTACACATTCGTAATATAATTGAAATTGAAACCTTTCCGGTTGAGTTGATCCCGGTGTACTCTGGCTTTTCCCTGCGGATTGAGCTCGGCCAGGATATGGCGGTTTTTACGCAGCGTATAGTTTACATTACGCATCAGGTTATTGGCATCGCTGGTATGCTTATTATGATAGGCGTTGCGACAGGCATCAGAACAATATTTTTTATCTGCTCTGCCCCGAATAGGCGTGCCGCATTCCAGGCAGACCTTTTCGCTTTCTTCAACAGATTCGTTCATATCAGTTCGTTATTTTTTTTTCAAAAAACATGGCATTGTCAAAAGGATTATAACAGTAAGCCGGTATTTCGTAAAAGCCTGCTTCCCGATAAAGATGGATGGCCGGCAGCATGCTGGAAAGTGTATCCAGACGGATAAGGTCATAACCCAATGTTTTGCTGATAGCTAATGCGCTTTGCAAAAGTTTTTTGCCCGCACCATTTCCTCTGCATTGCTCGGTCACATACATTCTTTTGAGCTCAGCTACTTTAGGTTCCAGCGGACGAACAGCAACACAGCCAAGTGTCTGCCCATCATCTTGCTTTGCCAATAGCAGTACGCCCTTGGGACGTGCATACATGCTTTGCAAATGGGCTAGTTCGTCTTCAAATTTTTGAAAATCCAGAGGAAAGCCTAAGTGCTCTGCATACTGCATAAATAATAACCTGCCCAGGGTGTAATCCTCTTCCGATGAAGCTTCTGTGATTTGGATGGGTTTCGTATGCATTTTTAGAAAGGTTACTTATGTGCCAGTGCACATTATTTCTTATTAGCCAAAGTGGCATGAGTATTAAAGAATGCTTTTATCTTACTGTAATTTTTTATTACAAATGAACATATTAAAGTTTTTCAAAAAGGATGATGAGCCCTCATTCATGGTTTCAAACAAAGATTTCTCAGTCAAACACCCATTCTCTTCATCTATTGAAGAATTACAGTTTGTTTTTAGCCAAATTGAAAAGCGATTAGACGAAAGCGGAAAAATTTATGATGCAACTACTAACAAAACAGTTGTTTTACTTTCTATTAGTATTGGTTTAATGACAACATTGACAGCTTATTTCTTCATAAATAACGAATTAAAAGGTGTATTTTCCCCGAAGCTTTTTACTGTCTTTGTCATGAGTTTTAAGTCTTTTTTTATTCTTTTTTATCTATCAAAAAATATTTTGCCAACCAATTATCACCCCCTTGGCTCGAAAGCAAGTCTGTTGCTGAATAAAGAATTCTATATCGACATGAAAAATAATGAAACTTTAAAGTCAATGATTTATTCAGAGATTGTTAATTATGATTCAAGGGCTAATGACAATTTTCAGATAAATGAAAAAAGATTAAAAAGGATCAAAAACGCTATTATATCTTTAATCATTCTTCCGCTACTTGGTTTAGTAATTTATTTATTGTCCTCTCTTTTCTGTTTTTTCATTTGACTTGCTCTTTTTTTCATATTGGCTTGTGTCAATAATCACAGCTTGTCTCCCTCCTGATTGTTGGTTGAGTTGATTGTTTTGTTGATTCTGCTGATCACTTGAATTATTTTGCTTAGCCATAACATCAATTTTTGATTAGTTGGTATTTTATAAAAGTGATATAAATATACAAATAAAATTAACCGTTAGCAAACGTTTACAAACGACTATACACGACTGTAAACGCTTAACAACCGATTAAAGTTTGCCTGCTGTAGTTACTTTGCTGATGTCAAACGACAATTTGTTTAACTCAAAATTTTACAGACATGAATGCAATGAAAAATCGCGTACAATTGATTGGAAGGTTAGGGCAGGATCCTGAAGTGAGAACTTTGAACAGTGGCAGGATGGTCGCGCAGTTTTCTTTGGCTACTTCTGAAGTTTACAAGAATAGTGCTGGCGAACGTGTACAGGATACGCAGTGGCATCAGGTAATTGCCTGGGGCAAGCTTGCCGAGATCAGTGAAAACCTGCTGATCAAAGGGCAGGAAGTAGTGGTAGAAGGTAAAATCAGCTACCGCAATTATGAAGATAAAAATGGTATCAAAAGATATGTGACTGAAATCATCGCTTCGGATATCATGCTGGTAGGTAAGCGACTGAAAGAAAAAGGCTCTGAAGTAGCTGAGCAGGAAGCCGCTTACGAAGAACTACCCTTTTAAATAAGCATGAGCGAATAAAGCAAAAGTGTTTAATATATGGTTTAGTTATAAAGGCGAAAAGCCGGATCTTCTGGGTCCGGCTTTTGTCATTTCTAGGATTTATTAACGTGATTTATTCTCCGCAGCGATAGAATGTATAGTAAGGCTCATTTTTAGCGAGTCGCTGGACATACAGTGCTACTTCACGGGCATGGTAATCTCCCCACATACTGGACTCTCCATTGGCAATTTTGCTGCCTTCCGGTACATAATCCCAGCCATTGGGTTCATGGTAAATAGAGTGCAGCAGTAACCCCTGGTGGTTTTCATCTACACTGATGTAAGGCTCTTCAAAAAGCGAGTCCAATACAGTCAGACCTGCCTGATAATATTTCTTGCCAGCCTCGTCTTTACCTTTAGACATTAGGTATTTGCCAAGCCTTAATAATCCTTGCGCACCTATGGCTGCTGCCGAACTATCAATGGGTTCATAATCATTATATGGGTCGGAAGGACGATTGAGGTAGTCACCTAACTTATGCAGTTTAGGGGCACCAGTATCCCAGTAAGGAATGCCATCGGTGGGAGTGTTTTCAATGAAAAAATCGCAGGCAGCCTGGGCTGCTTTCAGCATGAAGCCTACGATTTCGTCTCTTTCCCCATAGGCTGACAGGTCCTCATCACTGAGCGTATCAACAAATTCTAACTCTTCCGGGAAGCCACACATCGCCCAGGCAAGTCCTCTGGTCCAGGTACTGAATCCGGTATAGCCTTGCTGAGAGTTAGGGCAGCGGTAGTTGCCATCTTTGGTATTGAATATCTGTTCGTGCGCAGTACGTCCCCGTACATCGTAGCTGTCCCTCCCTTCTCCGTAGTACACTGAGTAGTCGGCCGTAGCTTTGATATGCATCAGGGCTCTTTTCAGCAAATTAATCTTAACATCATTCTCAGTTTGCAATACATGTCCAAACTGATGACCTACCATAAGAGAACGGCAGGAGCGAATGGTATCTACGAAAAGGGAGTGAGGACCGTTGAAAGAGTGGATAAATCCGCCGGTTTTGATAGGCGTCCAGCGGGTAGCCTGTACCGCTCCGGAGATTTTGAGCGCCAGCTCGTAAAAATTTTGCTCCCATTCGTTATGCGCAATTTTGCCTTCCTTCATCAGGCGGAGCAGGTTACCGTAGGTACTTACATTATTGAAGCCATGGTCATGCACCCCAATGTGGCTGACATGAGGAGCCATGAGTTTAACAGTATTTTCCTTTCCGCTTTTCAAAAATTTTTGATCACCGGTAGCATCAAACTGTAAGATGGCAGAGCCGTACTGAAAACCCTGTGTCCATTCCGTCCAGCCACGGGTGGTGTATCTGCCTTTTACAGTAAATACCGGAGAACCTTTGGATTTATCGTACTTGTCTTCAATGTTCTGAATTTTAGCAGCAGAAAGCTCCCAAAGACGTTCAATTTTAGGTAGAAGATCTTCTGCTTTAAGTTGTTGATTGATTTTTAGCATGCTTAATTATCGGTTAGAAAAAATTAATACTTGAATGTTTAGTTTGCGATTAGTAATCATAGCGGTGGTGAAATCGATTGTTTGCGAATTTACAAATTTGAATGAAAATAATAGGAAACATCTTTCTAAGTTCAAAAAGAGTCTGCCATCACAGTAATCCTATGGATAGCCTTTAATTGCTCTACAAAGCTATGTTTAACCATTTCTCAAAACTCTGCTTCTCAGCTTCTGAAGCATCGCCTCTTTGTGCAATGGTGTACTGCTTAAAATAAGTTTTGCTATCCTGTACCAAAGTCACGGTCATCAGTTTTTGCCTTCTCACCACCGTGATTTCCACCTGGTGGCTATCATCCAGCAGTTCATCGGGAGACTCATTGTATTTTTGACCATTGATGGCTATAATCTCATCCTCTTTAGATAGGGCCTTATCCGCCGGAGAGTCGGGTTCAATAGTACCCACCAATAATTTTCCTTCTTTCTGCATAGCTCTGAATCCGTACCATCTCTCACTCAGACTTCCGGAATCATTCACTTTCAGCTGGCAGCCTACCGTACGGAGGAGAGCGTTTAGTTCTTCTTCTACTGGCACTACACCTTCTACATATTTGTTGAAAAAACGATCCAGAGGTTTGCCGGCCAGTCGGGAGGCTATTTCTAGGATGTCCTGAGGCGAGTAGCCTCTTTTTTCTTTTCCAAAATTGATCCACAACTCTTTCATCAGCGTATCCAGGGAATGCTGGTTTTGCGTATGCTTACGTAGTGTAAGGTCAAGCATCAGGCTGATGATGGCTCCTTTTACATAGATGGAGACTTTACGATTGGGAATACCAGCTACGTAGCCATCCAGCCAAAGGTCAAAAGAAGAGGCCGCCAGCGAATAATAGAACCTCCCGAAGTTTTCAAAGTGCCGCTTAAAGATCTTATTCAGTTCGTCAAAATATTCCTGCTTGCTGATCACTCCTCCGCGGGCCAGGAATAAGTCACCATAGTAAGTTGTAGCCCCTTCAGCTACATAGCCGGTAGTAAAGTAATTTTCCCGGCTGTAGTCATAGGGCATCATTTCTTTGGGACGAATGCGGATGATATTCCAGGTATGAAAAAGTTCGTGTGAGCTTACTCCGATAAAATCGTGATAAAGCTTACTTCTTTGCCTGATCTCTTCTGCCGGGCCGAGGACGACGAGCGTGGAGTTGAAATGCTCCACCCCATGATAAGAACGATAGGGAAGGAACTGATAAATAAAATGATAATCTTCACAAGGGAAGTCTCCCATAGCGTCTATCTGTACTTTGGTGAAGCGCTCAAAATCCCGCAGTGTAGCTTCTTTATCCAGGTGTACATTGCCCTGAAACCAAAGGTGAAAGCGTGAGCCATTTACTTCATACTGCCAGTGCGTTGGTTTGCTGCTGGCGATCATGGGTGACTCAGCAAGCTGGTAAAAATTAGGCGCTTCCAGCACAAACTTTTTTACTTCTTTGAGGCCACAAACAATTTTGTAGTGCTCAGGGAGATTAAGTTTGATACGGTAAGGTTCTTCCAGTCTCTCCAGAGGAAAAATAATACAATTTACAAAGTTGATGTATATTTGCTCCTCGTCAAGCCAGCAGGAGCCGGCGGTCATCTCAGCGGCATAGTAGCTGTATCTTACTGTCAGGGTTTGGATATTATGTGTACTGACCTGCCACTGATCTTTGCTGACTTTACGGAAGGCGACAGTCTTACCTTTTTCATCCTGCATGCTCAGGCTTTGGATGTTTTTGGCGAAGTTGCCTAACTCATAGCGTCCTGGCCTCCAGGCAGGCAGTTGTAGCAAGGTGGTTTTTTCCTGAGGCGTAAATTCAAGCTCAAAATCTATTAGCTGGCGATTGGGATATGTATAAGATATGTTATAATGAATCATAGCAAATATTTTCAGAGAAGAAAATTAGTAATTATACAGACAAGCTTACAGCAGATGCTTGAAAATACTAAATTTTGCTCCGCTTTTTTGAGTATAAAAAATTGCAAAACCATTAAGCCAAAAATTCATGATTGTCACTAAACCCAAATTCAATACATTTTTCGCGATAGGGGTATTTTTGATTCTGAGCTATGGTTCGGCAATCTATCTTCTCAGCGATATCATGACCAGCGCTGAGGTTTCTGTGTGGATGTATGTATTGCTCGTGCTGGTGCTGATTATTGCATTCTTCGTAACTATTAAAATGCTTGCTAGTTACAAGAAGGTAATCATTGATAAAAACAGAGTTGATGTTTTCAGCTTGTTTGGCTTAGTCAGAAGACGTTTGTATCTCAAAGAACTTGAGCACTGGAAGGAAGAAAGTGTGAAAACGGCAAATGGTACTTTTAAACAACTGGAGGTCAACTTCGCAAACAGAAAAACTTTTCGCATTGCGAATCAGGAGCATGATAATTATGAAAAAGCGGTGAATTTTTTTCGCAAACATTACCGAAAAAATGAGATGAAGTCTGATTCAGCATAGTACCTTGCCATGATGTTAACTTGGAAATAATATATGTTATCAAATCTATTACTTGTAGGCATTGGAGGCTTTTTGGGTAGTGCTCTACGTTTTCTGATTTCAGTAATGATCAACCGCCAGGTAAGTACACATTTTCCGTTTGGTACTTTTACGGTAAATATTTTTGGAAGCCTTTTGATAGGTATACTCTATGGTTTGTGGGTGCGTGAGTTTGTGGATGATAATGCCAGTAGAATATGGATATCGGGTTTTTGCGGGGGCTTTACCACCTTTTCTACCTTTTCTTACGATAGCCTCACCCTTATCAATCATGGTCAGTACCTCACCTTTATTATTTATGCTGCCGCCAGCGTAGTTTTAGGTCTGGCCGCGGTCTTTGCCGGCATGTCACTCGTACGCTTCACTTAATTTTTATTCCAGATTGTGGACACCCAGATTCAGTTGCTGCAGCTCGTTGACACTACGAGGCCAGCGGGCAGGGTTAAGAAAATTATTTTTTGGAATAGGACCTTATTGGTTATTATACATTCTTCCCTAGCCAAAGTTAATGTCCATAGGTTGGTATTTACTCAGAAAATTTCTTCATCTTCCATAGTGTCAATAAGCGCAATGTTTCCACGCATAGCTTCATATGTATCGGTATATATGGTTCCCGGATCTTTAAAAGAGTTGACAAACTCATCGGCAGAAGGGGGCGAATAGATGGTTACTTCATCCAGCCGCATGGTGTCAGGTACGAGTGTTTCTCCGAGTAAGTAATTTTTATCTAAAGCCCTTCAGGAACCACAAATTTTCTCCCTCTATAGCAATGAAGTAAAAGTGATGGTGTCGTAGAGCTGTGCAAAAATTGAGAAATAACCACTCGTATCAGTAGCAAAACCAAACGGTTGGCCATTGACTAAAATGCTGGCGTTAGGTATCTGTTGCAAACTATCCGCATAGGTGACCAATCCCGCTGATCTGTACGCTATCCGCAACATTGAGGGCATCAGGCTTCCTTGTATAGGCGCAAAATTGGTAGATAGTAAAAGCATGGCTATATAATATCTGATCATACTTAAAAAATTAGTAAGGGATTACGCCGTCGGTCATCCAGCAGTCAGCATAAGGCTCTTCCTGCTGACGTGATAGCTTAAAATAGAATACCGCAGGCTTGTCATCTTCGTTGATCAGTGTCACTTTCTGAATCGCTTTATCACCTTTAACATCTACGTCATCCAATCCGTACTGCTTGAAGTTTAGTAGAGATGAATAAGTATCATTTTGTACCAGTTTTATAAATTGGTTTAGCGGACCGGTATTTTCTTTGTTAGAGGGTGAAGCAAAACGAAAAGCTACTTCAATACCATGATTTTCATAGGGTTGATTATTATTTTGCATAGCTTGCAATTGGATGTTAACCACTTCCTGCGGGCCTAAAGAAGGTAATGGGACCAATTCTTCTCGCACACTCTTAACGGAAATAGATTCAGGCTCAGTAGAAGTTGGCTCATTATTATTCCAAAGAATATATGCTAAAAACAGCACCGTTAGCACTGAAAAACTGATGAGTAAAGTTCTTTTCATGGTCTTACATTTTTTTAATCAAACTTAGAGAGGTGCAATGATGTTTAACAATATGTTAATCATTTGATAGTGAAACGATTACCCATACATTCCTGGCTTAGGAACAATGCTGTGCTTGAACGTTACTTAGAGATTTAATTTTTCACAATACCATCAATGAGTTAACATACCTGATAAGGGGAGGTAATTAAGGCAATGCCCCAATTTTGGAAAAAGTCAACAATACTTATTTAATAAAAGGTTGATGAAGCCCGTTTATTTATTGGTATTGGTATTGGTATAATATTTTCCCTGTTTAAGTATTCTATCTTATGCGTATGAACCGTTCTTTTTACCTCAAGTCAAAAGTACTCCTTGGTTTCGGTTTTATCCTCATAGCTATTGCGGTGGCATCAGGGATAGCATACAATAGCTATGACCAATTATCATATGCGGTGCAGACAATCTCAAATCCGGATGCTAAGCTTCAGCAGATAGATAGTATTATGTTTATGGTTGACAGGTCTGAGAATAGTCTTCAGGAGTATACCATTACCAAAAGCGCCAGAAAGCTTCGTGAGTACGATTCCAGAGTTTTGGAAATTCGCTCCAGAGTCCAGGCCCTTAAAGAAATGAGTGCATTTGATGAAAGTGAGCTAGACTCTATTCTCGCCTTAATCAATGCTAAACTGGTAAGTATGGATGATTTTATGAGGATCAAAGAGCAGCGTGATGCCTTTCAGTTTTATGATAAAGCCTTGGCGCAGCTTAATGCTGAAGCTCCACAGAAAAAAGATTCAACCCAACTAGCCGTAGCCAGTGATACTGTAAATGCAAACGATAATGCCCCAAATAAAGTAGAGCCTAATCGTATAGATAATGAAGCAGATAAAAAATGGCTTCAGAATTTGAAAAAAAGTGTTGTTGGATTTTTTAGTAAAAAAGATCAAGAAACAGATAGTACCTCATTAGCCACGGCCCAAGATTCATTGTCCGTTGATACCACCTCCTTAGCAAATTTAAGTGTAGATTCAGTGCGACAGATGCTGACTACACTTAAAAGTGAGCAGGCTGCTACTGAAAAGTACCTGGACAAGCAAGAGTTAAAATATTTGTCTAACAATGCTGAGGTGATGAACCGAATCAATGACCTGATTAGCAGAGTGAAGCAAGCCCAGCAGGAAAAGTATCAGGCACAGTCGGCTGAAGCCAGAAATATACTACAAAGCTCTTTGTCACGACTAGGAATTATCTTGCTGGTAGCTTTAGGCAGCACTTTTATCTTCATCTATCTTATCTTTTCTGACATTGCCAAAAGTGACTCTCTAAAGTTACAGCTGGAAAAAGCCAAGGCGCAGGCCGAGCAGCTTGCCAGCGTGAAGGAAGATTTTCTCGCCAACATGAGTCATGAAATCCGTACCCCTCTCACGGCTATCCTTGGCTTTACCCATCAACTGAAAAAAACCAGCATGAAAAAAACGCAGGAAGAGTACCTTTCTGCAGTTGACAGTTCTTCTTCTCACCTCCTGGCACTGGTCAATGATATCCTTGATTTTTCTAAAATTGAAGCTGGGCAACTAAATTTTGAACACCAGCCTTTTGACATTAAGGAACTCATTGAGCAGGTACAGCGCGACATGAGCTTCCAGGCTGATAAGAAAGGTTTACAGATTCACATTGAAATAGAAGGAGAAAACTATCGCTATCTGAACGGAGACGCATTTCGGCTTAGACAGGTTTTATATAATCTGGTTTCCAATGCGATTAAATTTACCGAAGAAGGAGGGGTAATTATTCGTTGCAAACTGAAGTCAATGAGTGAGGGTAAAGTGAAGGCTCAGCTAGAAGTAATTGATACTGGAATTGGCATTCCTCAGGAAAAACAACAGCATGTTTTTGAAGCCTTTGTTCAATCTGATGTATCTGATACCCGAAAGTACGGAGGTACTGGTCTGGGATTGTCTATCAGTAAGAGAATCGTGGAGTCACAAGGGGGTGAGATGGCATTAGAAAGTGAGGTAGGAGAGGGGGCTACCTTTTATGTAGCTTTACCATTTGATGTATCTTCTAAAGAAGAGGTAGAAAGTACTGTCAAAACTTCAGATTCCTCAAGAGAGTTTATGTTTTCGGACAGTAAGATACTAATTATTGACGATGACCAGCTTAATACCAAGTTACTAACCTTGCTCATGGAAAAGAGGGGGGTGCAGAGCTATATAGCCCATAGTGGTGAAGAAGGATTGCAAATACTAAAAGATAGGTCCGTAGATCTAGTTTTCACCGATTTGCAGATGCCGGGTATGCATGGTGATGAGGTGGCCGCGCATATCAGGGCTTCTGAAAAAGCTGATCTTATAATTGTGGCTTTTACAGCCAGGGTGACTGAGGATAAGCATTATTTTGAAGACCGAGGTTTTACGGATGTCTTGCACAAGCCTTTCAATGAAAAGGAGGTATATCAGCTTCTTGATAAATATCTTCTTCCTATACCGGAAACCTCAGAGACAGCTTCAACAATAAATGGGTTTCAGGAAGTAGAGAGTTTAGATAAAGAAGCTAACGATAAGTTTTACACTCTTGATAATATTGTTCGCTTTATAGGTGATGATCAGGATGCGCTTTTAGGATTCATTGAGAGTTTTAGTGGCGTATTACAGGACTCTAGTGAAAAAATGAAAAATGCTATTGAATCAGGTGACTATGAAGCTGTGGCTTATCATGCGCATAAGTTGTTTCCTAATATTCAGCAACTTCAAGTACAAGAACTCACACCGCTCCTGAGAAAACTAGAACATCAGGGGCAGCAGTTGAAAGATGGAGAGGTAGAAAACAAATTTCCCTGGAAAGAAAAAGTAAGTGAGGTACTAAAACT
Proteins encoded:
- a CDS encoding hybrid sensor histidine kinase/response regulator, which produces MRMNRSFYLKSKVLLGFGFILIAIAVASGIAYNSYDQLSYAVQTISNPDAKLQQIDSIMFMVDRSENSLQEYTITKSARKLREYDSRVLEIRSRVQALKEMSAFDESELDSILALINAKLVSMDDFMRIKEQRDAFQFYDKALAQLNAEAPQKKDSTQLAVASDTVNANDNAPNKVEPNRIDNEADKKWLQNLKKSVVGFFSKKDQETDSTSLATAQDSLSVDTTSLANLSVDSVRQMLTTLKSEQAATEKYLDKQELKYLSNNAEVMNRINDLISRVKQAQQEKYQAQSAEARNILQSSLSRLGIILLVALGSTFIFIYLIFSDIAKSDSLKLQLEKAKAQAEQLASVKEDFLANMSHEIRTPLTAILGFTHQLKKTSMKKTQEEYLSAVDSSSSHLLALVNDILDFSKIEAGQLNFEHQPFDIKELIEQVQRDMSFQADKKGLQIHIEIEGENYRYLNGDAFRLRQVLYNLVSNAIKFTEEGGVIIRCKLKSMSEGKVKAQLEVIDTGIGIPQEKQQHVFEAFVQSDVSDTRKYGGTGLGLSISKRIVESQGGEMALESEVGEGATFYVALPFDVSSKEEVESTVKTSDSSREFMFSDSKILIIDDDQLNTKLLTLLMEKRGVQSYIAHSGEEGLQILKDRSVDLVFTDLQMPGMHGDEVAAHIRASEKADLIIVAFTARVTEDKHYFEDRGFTDVLHKPFNEKEVYQLLDKYLLPIPETSETASTINGFQEVESLDKEANDKFYTLDNIVRFIGDDQDALLGFIESFSGVLQDSSEKMKNAIESGDYEAVAYHAHKLFPNIQQLQVQELTPLLRKLEHQGQQLKDGEVENKFPWKEKVSEVLKLTEKLLAALNQKKELLKTQVS